In one window of Mus pahari chromosome 3, PAHARI_EIJ_v1.1, whole genome shotgun sequence DNA:
- the Il1b gene encoding interleukin-1 beta isoform X2, which yields MATVPELNCEMTPFDSDENDLFFEVDGPQEMKGCFQTLDVGYPDESIQLQFSQQHINKRFRQAVSLIVAVEKLWKLPGSFPWTFQDEDMSTFFSFIFEEEPILCDSWDDDDDLLECDVSIRQLHCRLRDEQQKCLVLSDPCELKALHLNGQNINQQVVFSMSFVHGETSNDKIPVALGLKGKNLYLSCAMKDGTPTLQLESVDPKQYPKKKMEKRFVFNKIEVKSKVEFESAQFPNWYISTSQAEHKPVFLGCNSGQDIIDFTMESVSF from the exons TGATGAGAATGACCTGTTTTTTGAGGTTGACGGACCCCAAGAGATGAAG GGCTGCTTCCAAACCCTTGACGTGGGCTATCCAGATGAGAGCATCCAGCTTCAGTTCTCGCAGCAGCACATCAACAAGCGCTTCAGGCAGGCAGTGTCACTCATTGTGGCTGTGGAGAAGCTGTGGAAGCTACCTGGGTCTTTCCCGTGGACCTTCCAGGATGAGGACATGAgcaccttcttttccttcatctttgAAGAAG AGCCCATCCTCTGTGACTCATGGGATGACGATGATGACCTGTTGGAGTGCGATGTTTCCATTAGACAGCTGCACTGCAGGCTCCGAGATGAACAGCAAAAATGCCTCGTGCTGTCGGACCCATGTGAGCTGAAAGCTCTCCACCTCAATGGACAGAATATAAACCAACAAG tGGTCTTCTCCATGAGCTTTGTACACGGAGAAACAAGCAACGACAAAATACCTGTGGCCTTGGGCCTCAAAGGAAAGAATCTATACCTGTCCTGTGCAATGAAAGACGGCACACCCACCCTGCAGCTGGAG AGTGTGGATCCCAAACAATACCCAAAGAAGAAGATGGAAAAGCGGTTTGTCTTCAACAAGATAGAAGTCAAGAGCAAAGTGGAGTTTGAGTCTGCACAGTTCCCCAACTGGTACATCAGCACCTCTCAAGCAGAGCACAAACCTGTCTTCCTGGGATGCAACAGTGGGCAGGACATAATTGACTTCACCATGGAATCCGTGTCTTTCTAA
- the Il1b gene encoding interleukin-1 beta isoform X1 codes for MKVCLLSADKELSFDHVCFHYSDENDLFFEVDGPQEMKGCFQTLDVGYPDESIQLQFSQQHINKRFRQAVSLIVAVEKLWKLPGSFPWTFQDEDMSTFFSFIFEEEPILCDSWDDDDDLLECDVSIRQLHCRLRDEQQKCLVLSDPCELKALHLNGQNINQQVVFSMSFVHGETSNDKIPVALGLKGKNLYLSCAMKDGTPTLQLESVDPKQYPKKKMEKRFVFNKIEVKSKVEFESAQFPNWYISTSQAEHKPVFLGCNSGQDIIDFTMESVSF; via the exons ATGAAAGTCTGTCTGCTCAGTGCTGATAAGGAACTATCATTTGACCATGTCTGTTTTCATTACAGTGATGAGAATGACCTGTTTTTTGAGGTTGACGGACCCCAAGAGATGAAG GGCTGCTTCCAAACCCTTGACGTGGGCTATCCAGATGAGAGCATCCAGCTTCAGTTCTCGCAGCAGCACATCAACAAGCGCTTCAGGCAGGCAGTGTCACTCATTGTGGCTGTGGAGAAGCTGTGGAAGCTACCTGGGTCTTTCCCGTGGACCTTCCAGGATGAGGACATGAgcaccttcttttccttcatctttgAAGAAG AGCCCATCCTCTGTGACTCATGGGATGACGATGATGACCTGTTGGAGTGCGATGTTTCCATTAGACAGCTGCACTGCAGGCTCCGAGATGAACAGCAAAAATGCCTCGTGCTGTCGGACCCATGTGAGCTGAAAGCTCTCCACCTCAATGGACAGAATATAAACCAACAAG tGGTCTTCTCCATGAGCTTTGTACACGGAGAAACAAGCAACGACAAAATACCTGTGGCCTTGGGCCTCAAAGGAAAGAATCTATACCTGTCCTGTGCAATGAAAGACGGCACACCCACCCTGCAGCTGGAG AGTGTGGATCCCAAACAATACCCAAAGAAGAAGATGGAAAAGCGGTTTGTCTTCAACAAGATAGAAGTCAAGAGCAAAGTGGAGTTTGAGTCTGCACAGTTCCCCAACTGGTACATCAGCACCTCTCAAGCAGAGCACAAACCTGTCTTCCTGGGATGCAACAGTGGGCAGGACATAATTGACTTCACCATGGAATCCGTGTCTTTCTAA